A stretch of the Flavobacterium aquiphilum genome encodes the following:
- a CDS encoding secretion protein: protein MKTILKFSLVVLTAFTTMGSYAIDGDFLLNVKKGTGNQIRFSVNEIQKAKVTIYDKYHNEIYSEIVTGKGGITRVYKLEEFPDGAYFLEVETDLKRVTHEISISNDSPTLSRKSIAEVYKGELKMKNQNVATTN from the coding sequence ATGAAAACGATTTTAAAATTTAGTCTGGTGGTTTTAACAGCATTTACTACTATGGGTAGTTATGCAATTGATGGTGATTTTTTACTAAATGTAAAAAAAGGAACTGGTAATCAAATTCGTTTTTCTGTAAATGAAATCCAAAAAGCGAAAGTGACAATCTATGATAAATACCATAATGAAATTTATTCGGAGATCGTGACCGGAAAAGGAGGCATTACAAGAGTTTATAAACTTGAAGAATTTCCTGACGGCGCTTACTTTTTGGAAGTTGAAACCGATCTAAAAAGAGTTACTCACGAAATCTCAATTTCCAACGATTCACCTACCCTTTCGAGAAAATCAATTGCCGAAGTGTACAAAGGGGAATTGAAAATGAAAAATCAAAACGTTGCTACAACAAATTAA
- a CDS encoding glutamine synthetase beta-grasp domain-containing protein: protein MAKIKLEYLWLDGYEPTQNLRSKTKVEEHDNFQGTLAEIGNWSFDGSSTKQAEGGSSDCLLVPVAIYPDPTRINGYLVMSEVMYADGTPHPSNGRATIDDDNDDFWFGFEQEYFIMDTKTLLPLGFPVGGYPAPQGMYYCSVGGKNTHGRKLVEEHADLCIAAGLNFEGINQEVACGQWEFQLFAKGAKKAGDEIWVARYMLDRLTEKYGYYIEYHPKPLGDTDWNGSGMHANFSNTVLRTCGSKETFEKICEAFRPVVEEHIAVYGAYNEQRLTGKHETASIHDFSYGVSDRGASIRIPLYAVQHGWKGYLEDRRPASNGDPYKIAARIIKTVKSAL, encoded by the coding sequence ATGGCTAAAATAAAATTAGAGTATCTTTGGTTAGATGGATACGAACCAACACAAAATTTAAGAAGCAAAACTAAAGTAGAAGAGCACGACAACTTTCAAGGAACATTAGCAGAAATAGGAAACTGGTCTTTTGATGGTTCTTCTACAAAACAAGCAGAAGGTGGATCTTCTGACTGTCTATTAGTCCCAGTTGCTATTTATCCAGACCCAACTCGTATCAACGGATACTTAGTAATGTCTGAAGTTATGTATGCAGATGGAACTCCACACCCTTCAAACGGTAGAGCTACTATTGATGATGACAACGACGACTTCTGGTTTGGTTTCGAACAAGAATACTTCATCATGGATACTAAAACGTTATTACCATTAGGTTTCCCTGTTGGAGGTTACCCTGCTCCGCAAGGTATGTACTACTGTTCAGTAGGTGGAAAAAACACACACGGAAGAAAATTAGTTGAAGAGCATGCTGATTTATGTATCGCTGCTGGACTTAACTTTGAAGGAATAAATCAAGAGGTTGCTTGTGGACAATGGGAATTCCAATTGTTTGCAAAAGGAGCTAAAAAAGCGGGAGACGAAATCTGGGTTGCTAGATATATGCTAGATCGTTTGACTGAGAAATACGGTTACTATATTGAATACCACCCAAAACCACTAGGTGATACTGACTGGAATGGTTCTGGAATGCACGCTAACTTCTCTAATACTGTATTAAGAACATGTGGTTCTAAAGAAACATTCGAGAAAATCTGTGAAGCTTTCCGTCCAGTTGTTGAAGAGCACATCGCTGTTTACGGAGCTTATAACGAACAACGTTTAACTGGTAAGCACGAAACTGCATCTATTCATGATTTCTCTTATGGAGTATCTGATAGAGGAGCTTCAATCAGAATCCCTTTATATGCTGTACAACACGGTTGGAAAGGATACCTAGAAGACAGAAGACCAGCTTCTAACGGTGACCCATACAAAATTGCTGCTAGAATTATCAAAACTGTAAAATCAGCTTTGTAA
- a CDS encoding AraC family transcriptional regulator, translating into MKKMNATLELISFPFGSSFTFSNYVENENCKADLWHYHPEMELVFVNGGSGKRQIGSHISYYSDGDLVLIGSNLPHCGFTNEQTGNKNEIVIQLPADFIGSDFLKVPELKNIQQLFKKAKGGIAFGRETIKRIAPIIEEMGNRSNFDRLLRMIRILNDLGVSDEYTILNADGFTLEMQVQDNDRVNVVFNYIKDHFQEPIQLDTVSSLVNMTTPSFCRYFKKITSKTFTTFVNDYRLVHASKLLSENTKSITEICYESGFNNFSHFNKSFKAFTGKSASQYRNELKSIVD; encoded by the coding sequence ATGAAAAAAATGAACGCAACGCTAGAGCTTATCAGCTTTCCTTTTGGTAGTTCCTTTACCTTTTCAAATTATGTTGAAAATGAGAATTGCAAAGCGGATCTCTGGCATTATCATCCCGAAATGGAACTTGTTTTTGTAAACGGAGGTTCTGGAAAAAGACAGATAGGGAGCCATATTTCGTATTATTCGGATGGCGATTTGGTATTAATAGGCAGTAATTTGCCCCATTGTGGATTTACAAACGAACAAACGGGCAACAAAAATGAAATTGTTATTCAATTGCCAGCTGATTTTATAGGAAGTGATTTTTTGAAAGTTCCGGAACTTAAAAACATTCAACAGCTTTTTAAGAAAGCAAAAGGAGGAATTGCATTTGGCAGGGAAACTATAAAAAGGATTGCGCCTATAATTGAGGAGATGGGAAATCGGTCTAATTTTGATCGATTATTAAGGATGATTAGGATTTTGAATGACCTAGGAGTAAGTGATGAATATACAATTTTAAATGCCGATGGTTTTACGTTAGAAATGCAAGTTCAGGACAATGACAGGGTTAATGTTGTTTTTAATTATATAAAAGACCATTTTCAAGAGCCTATTCAGTTGGACACGGTTTCAAGTTTGGTGAATATGACGACGCCATCGTTTTGCAGGTATTTTAAAAAAATAACGAGTAAAACGTTTACTACTTTTGTAAATGACTACCGTTTGGTTCATGCCTCAAAGCTTTTATCGGAGAATACTAAAAGTATCACCGAGATTTGCTATGAAAGCGGATTTAATAATTTCAGTCATTTCAATAAATCATTTAAGGCGTTTACGGGGAAAAGTGCTTCGCAATACCGAAACGAATTGAAATCGATAGTGGATTGA
- a CDS encoding glutamine synthetase III: MSSIRFQALKEASNRKLIEFQEIGKKSELFGANVFNYKAMKRYLTSDALKGVQGAVQHGTKIDRKLADYIAMGMKEWALSKGVTHYTHWFQPLTGTTAEKHDAFFDISFDGNESLEKFGGAQLVQQEPDASSFPNGGIRNTFEARGYTAWDPTSPAFIFGTTLCIPTIFISYTGEALDNKIPLLRALSAMDEAATEVCRYFDKNVKKVTATLGWEQEYFLIDRSLANSRPDIVMTGRTLLGHTSAKGQQLDDHYFGSIPTRALTYMRDLEQECMLLGIPVKTRHNEVAPNQFEFAPIFEETNLAVDHNCLLMDIMQKVAERHDLKVLLHEKPFKGVNGSGKHNNWSLATDTGVNLLSPSKTPMTNLQFLTFFVNTIKAVNDYEALLRGSIATASNDHRLGANEAPPAIISVFIGEQLTKVLAELEGVSSGKLSPEEKTDLKLNVVGKIPDVLLDNTDRNRTSPFAFTGNKFEFRAVGSSANCSNAMTTLNTIVAKQLKDFKIAVDDLIESKDMKKDDAIFNVLREYIKQSKKILFEGDGYSEAWQKEAAKRGLSNFKTTPEALKARASKQAIDLFAEMGIMNHVEVEARYEIELEEYTKKIQIEGRVLGDISKNHVIPTAIKYQNTLIENVKGLKDIFGSEFESIAKEQIILIKEISGHIEGINSKVEEMTEERKKANNLTDAHLMAEAYCNNVKPYFEIIRNHCDKLELLVDNELWTLTKYRELLLTK, from the coding sequence ATGTCATCAATTCGTTTTCAAGCTTTAAAGGAAGCTTCAAATAGAAAATTAATAGAGTTCCAGGAGATAGGAAAAAAATCAGAGCTTTTTGGAGCTAATGTATTCAATTATAAAGCAATGAAGCGATATCTGACTTCAGATGCTTTAAAAGGTGTACAAGGAGCGGTTCAACATGGAACCAAAATCGATAGAAAATTGGCAGATTATATTGCCATGGGAATGAAAGAATGGGCTTTGTCCAAAGGTGTAACCCACTACACACACTGGTTTCAACCCCTTACGGGTACAACTGCAGAAAAACATGATGCTTTTTTTGATATTTCATTTGATGGAAATGAATCACTGGAGAAATTTGGTGGTGCTCAATTGGTTCAGCAAGAGCCTGATGCATCGAGTTTTCCAAATGGAGGGATAAGAAATACCTTCGAAGCGAGAGGTTATACCGCCTGGGATCCAACTTCGCCGGCATTTATTTTTGGGACAACATTATGTATTCCAACGATCTTTATTTCTTATACCGGAGAAGCTTTGGATAACAAAATTCCGTTGCTGAGAGCATTATCTGCAATGGATGAGGCAGCTACCGAAGTTTGTCGCTATTTTGATAAAAATGTGAAAAAAGTAACTGCTACTTTGGGCTGGGAACAAGAATATTTCTTGATTGACAGATCATTGGCAAATTCCCGTCCGGATATTGTAATGACAGGAAGAACTTTACTTGGACATACTTCTGCCAAGGGGCAACAGTTGGACGATCATTATTTTGGTTCAATTCCAACTCGTGCTTTGACTTATATGAGAGATTTGGAACAAGAATGTATGTTGCTGGGAATTCCGGTAAAAACACGTCATAATGAAGTTGCGCCAAATCAATTTGAATTTGCACCAATTTTTGAAGAAACTAATCTGGCTGTTGATCATAATTGTCTGTTGATGGATATTATGCAAAAAGTTGCTGAGCGTCACGATTTGAAGGTTTTACTTCATGAAAAGCCTTTCAAAGGTGTAAACGGTTCGGGAAAACATAACAACTGGTCTTTGGCTACAGATACAGGTGTGAACTTATTGAGTCCGAGCAAAACTCCGATGACGAATTTGCAGTTTTTGACTTTCTTTGTTAATACAATCAAAGCTGTAAATGATTATGAAGCTTTGTTGAGAGGTTCGATCGCTACAGCGAGTAATGATCACAGATTAGGGGCTAATGAAGCACCACCTGCAATTATTTCGGTATTTATTGGGGAGCAATTAACAAAGGTGTTGGCCGAATTGGAAGGTGTTTCTTCAGGGAAATTGTCTCCGGAAGAAAAAACCGATTTGAAACTAAATGTTGTAGGTAAAATTCCTGATGTTCTATTGGATAACACCGATAGAAACAGGACTTCGCCATTTGCCTTTACAGGAAACAAATTTGAGTTTAGAGCGGTTGGTTCTTCGGCAAACTGCTCGAATGCAATGACTACTTTGAATACAATTGTTGCCAAACAATTGAAAGATTTCAAAATTGCTGTTGATGATTTGATCGAATCAAAAGACATGAAGAAAGATGATGCAATTTTCAATGTTTTGAGAGAATACATCAAGCAATCCAAAAAAATCCTTTTTGAAGGTGATGGTTACAGTGAGGCTTGGCAAAAGGAAGCTGCAAAACGTGGCTTGAGCAATTTCAAAACTACTCCTGAAGCCTTGAAAGCCAGAGCTTCTAAACAGGCTATTGATTTATTTGCCGAGATGGGAATTATGAATCACGTTGAGGTTGAAGCCCGTTACGAAATTGAATTGGAGGAATACACAAAAAAAATACAGATTGAAGGAAGAGTTCTTGGAGATATTTCTAAAAATCATGTAATTCCAACAGCGATTAAATATCAAAACACGTTGATTGAAAACGTGAAAGGGTTGAAAGATATTTTTGGTTCTGAATTTGAATCAATTGCTAAAGAGCAAATCATTTTAATAAAAGAGATTTCGGGTCATATTGAAGGCATTAATTCCAAAGTGGAAGAGATGACTGAGGAAAGAAAGAAAGCTAATAATTTGACCGATGCACATTTGATGGCCGAAGCTTATTGTAATAACGTAAAACCTTATTTTGAAATCATCAGAAACCATTGTGATAAATTAGAATTATTGGTGGACAATGAACTATGGACACTAACTAAATACAGAGAATTGCTTTTGACAAAGTAA
- a CDS encoding methylmalonyl-CoA mutase family protein yields the protein MELKKNYIPTNKVRIVTAASLFDGHDAAINIMRRIIQSTGVEVIHLGHDRSVEEVVNTAIQEDANAIAMTSYQGGHNEYFKYMYDLLQEKGAGHIKIFGGGGGVILPSEIEELQAYGITRIYSPDDGRAMGLQGMINDLVQRSDFPIGDKLTNELDLIENKTPTAIARLISAAENFPEIAKPFFDKIHEKNITSKIPVLGITGTGGAGKSSLVDELVRRFLIDFPEKTIGLISVDPSKRKTGGALLGDRIRMNSINNPRVYMRSLATRQSNLALSKYVSEAIEVLKAAKYDIIILETSGIGQSDTEIMDHSDVSLYVMTPEFGAATQLEKIDMLDFADLVALNKFDKRGALDALRDVKKQYQRNHNLWDVNPDEMPVFGTIASQFNDPGMNTLYKSIMDKIVEKTGSDLKSTFQITREMSEKKFVIPPHRTRYLSEIAENNRKYDATALSQEQVAQKLYGIFKTIESVSGKIPVINKAGIDEDSVLPKALELEKPGGFENKIFLDLLLNQFDKVKMDLDPHNWKLILNWNEKVNKYKDPIYTFKVRHKEIKMATHTESLSHTQIPKVAMPKYQAWGDILRWSLQENVPGEFPFTSGLYPFKREGEDPSRMFAGEGGPERTNKRFHYVSAGLPAKRLSTAFDSVTLYGNDPHLRPDIYGKIGNAGVSICCLDDAKKLYSGFDLVHAMTSVSMTINGPAPMLLGFFMNAAIDQQCEIYIKKHELTDEVEEKINKIYKDKGVERPHYQGDLPEGNNGLGLFLLGVTGDQVLPLEIYNEIKEKTLSQVRGTVQADILKEDQAQNTCIFSTEFALRLMGDVQEYFIAKNVRNFYSVSISGYHIAEAGANPITQLAFTLSNGFTYVEYYLSRGMDINDFGPNLSFFFSNGVDPEYAVIGRVARKIWAKALKNKYGANERAQMLKYHIQTSGRSLHAQEIDFNDIRTTLQALYAIYDNCNSLHTNAYDEAITTPTEESVRRAMAIQMIINKELGLAKNENPIQGSFIIEELTDLVEEAVLQEFDRITERGGVLGAMETMYQRSKIQEESLYYETLKHTGQFPIVGVNTFLSSKGSPTVIPAEVIRATEEEKQYQITMLDNLHQCHAVLVKEHLDTLQDAAIKGENLFEHLMEATKVCSLGQITDALFEVGGQYRRNM from the coding sequence ATGGAACTCAAAAAAAACTACATTCCCACAAATAAAGTTAGAATTGTAACAGCTGCATCTCTTTTTGATGGGCATGACGCTGCGATTAATATAATGCGAAGAATTATTCAGTCCACAGGAGTTGAGGTAATTCACTTGGGACATGATAGAAGTGTGGAAGAAGTGGTGAATACCGCCATTCAGGAAGATGCCAATGCAATTGCCATGACTTCTTACCAAGGAGGACATAATGAGTATTTTAAATATATGTATGATTTGCTTCAGGAAAAAGGAGCAGGGCATATCAAGATTTTTGGTGGAGGTGGTGGAGTAATCTTGCCATCAGAAATTGAAGAATTGCAGGCTTATGGGATTACCCGAATTTATTCTCCTGACGATGGGCGCGCTATGGGACTTCAGGGGATGATTAATGATTTGGTGCAACGTTCTGATTTTCCAATCGGAGATAAATTAACGAATGAACTGGATTTAATCGAAAATAAGACACCTACTGCTATTGCTCGTTTGATTTCGGCTGCCGAGAACTTCCCGGAAATTGCTAAACCATTTTTTGATAAAATTCATGAAAAGAATATAACTTCCAAAATTCCGGTTCTTGGGATTACCGGAACTGGAGGAGCAGGGAAATCATCGTTGGTGGACGAATTGGTTCGTCGTTTTTTAATCGATTTTCCGGAAAAAACGATCGGATTGATTTCTGTTGATCCGTCCAAACGTAAGACAGGTGGTGCCTTATTGGGTGACCGAATTCGCATGAATTCGATTAATAACCCTAGAGTTTATATGCGTTCGTTGGCTACGCGTCAATCGAATTTGGCTTTGTCAAAATACGTTTCCGAAGCGATTGAAGTTTTAAAAGCCGCAAAATATGACATCATAATCCTTGAAACTTCTGGAATTGGACAATCCGATACGGAGATTATGGATCATTCGGATGTTTCGTTGTATGTGATGACACCTGAATTTGGTGCCGCGACGCAATTGGAAAAAATCGATATGCTTGATTTCGCCGATTTAGTAGCACTAAATAAGTTTGACAAACGTGGTGCGTTAGACGCACTTCGCGATGTGAAAAAACAATACCAACGCAACCATAACTTGTGGGATGTGAACCCAGATGAAATGCCGGTTTTTGGAACGATTGCTTCCCAGTTTAATGATCCTGGGATGAATACGTTGTACAAATCGATTATGGATAAAATCGTCGAGAAAACAGGTTCCGATTTGAAATCGACTTTCCAAATTACCCGTGAAATGAGCGAGAAGAAATTTGTGATTCCGCCTCACAGAACGCGTTACTTATCCGAAATTGCCGAAAATAATCGTAAATATGATGCAACGGCTTTAAGTCAGGAACAAGTGGCCCAAAAATTATACGGAATTTTCAAAACCATTGAAAGTGTATCCGGAAAAATCCCTGTAATTAATAAAGCGGGAATTGATGAGGATTCGGTATTGCCAAAAGCCTTGGAATTAGAAAAACCAGGCGGTTTTGAGAATAAAATTTTTTTGGATTTATTATTGAATCAATTCGATAAAGTGAAAATGGATTTGGATCCGCACAACTGGAAATTGATTTTGAATTGGAATGAAAAAGTCAATAAATATAAAGATCCAATTTATACGTTCAAAGTTCGTCATAAAGAAATAAAAATGGCGACACATACCGAGTCGCTTTCGCATACGCAAATTCCAAAAGTAGCAATGCCAAAGTATCAGGCTTGGGGAGATATTTTGCGTTGGAGTTTACAGGAAAATGTTCCGGGGGAATTCCCTTTTACTTCCGGATTGTATCCGTTTAAACGAGAAGGTGAAGACCCGTCCAGAATGTTTGCCGGAGAAGGTGGACCGGAAAGAACCAACAAGCGTTTTCATTATGTGAGTGCGGGATTACCTGCCAAAAGACTTTCTACTGCTTTTGACAGCGTAACTTTATACGGTAATGATCCGCATTTGAGACCTGATATTTACGGGAAAATTGGAAATGCGGGAGTTTCTATTTGTTGTTTAGACGATGCCAAAAAGTTATATTCCGGTTTTGATTTGGTGCATGCCATGACTTCGGTGAGTATGACGATTAACGGTCCGGCGCCGATGCTGCTTGGATTTTTCATGAATGCCGCAATCGATCAGCAATGCGAAATTTACATCAAGAAACACGAATTGACCGATGAGGTTGAGGAAAAAATAAATAAAATCTATAAAGATAAAGGTGTGGAACGCCCACATTATCAAGGAGATTTGCCGGAAGGAAATAACGGTTTAGGATTGTTTCTTTTGGGAGTAACCGGTGATCAGGTCTTGCCTTTGGAAATTTATAACGAAATTAAAGAAAAAACACTTTCGCAAGTGCGAGGAACGGTTCAAGCGGATATTCTGAAAGAAGATCAAGCGCAAAATACCTGTATTTTTTCGACAGAATTTGCTTTGCGATTGATGGGTGATGTTCAGGAGTATTTTATAGCTAAAAATGTAAGAAACTTTTATTCGGTTTCCATTTCGGGTTACCACATTGCCGAGGCGGGAGCCAATCCAATTACGCAATTGGCCTTTACGCTTTCAAACGGTTTCACTTATGTGGAATATTATTTGAGCCGTGGAATGGATATCAATGATTTTGGGCCTAATTTATCGTTCTTTTTCTCAAATGGTGTCGATCCTGAATATGCCGTTATCGGGCGTGTCGCACGTAAAATTTGGGCAAAAGCCTTGAAAAATAAATATGGAGCCAATGAAAGGGCTCAAATGTTGAAATACCATATTCAAACATCGGGGCGTTCATTGCACGCGCAAGAAATTGATTTCAACGATATTCGTACGACTTTACAGGCTTTGTATGCGATTTATGACAACTGTAATTCATTGCATACCAATGCTTACGATGAGGCGATTACCACGCCTACTGAAGAATCGGTTCGCAGGGCAATGGCGATCCAAATGATCATCAATAAAGAATTAGGGTTGGCCAAAAATGAAAATCCAATTCAGGGATCATTTATTATCGAAGAATTAACGGATTTAGTTGAAGAAGCTGTTCTGCAGGAATTTGACCGAATTACGGAACGTGGAGGTGTGCTGGGAGCGATGGAAACGATGTACCAACGTTCCAAAATTCAGGAAGAAAGTCTGTATTATGAAACTTTGAAACACACCGGTCAATTCCCGATTGTGGGGGTGAACACATTCTTGAGTTCCAAAGGTTCGCCAACGGTTATCCCTGCAGAAGTGATTCGCGCCACCGAAGAAGAAAAGCAGTACCAAATAACTATGTTGGATAATTTGCATCAATGCCATGCTGTTTTAGTAAAAGAACATTTGGATACTTTACAAGACGCTGCTATTAAAGGTGAAAACCTATTTGAACATTTGATGGAAGCTACAAAAGTTTGCTCTTTGGGACAAATCACCGACGCTTTGTTTGAAGTAGGGGGACAATATAGAAGGAATATGTAA
- the rhuM gene encoding RhuM family protein: protein MGNQIEIYKTSDNSTEIQVQFENETVWLSQRQMADLFGKDTDTIGLHLKNIYSEEELVELSTTELFSVVRIEGKRSVKRNILHYNLDAIISVGYRVNSKQGTQFRQWATLRLKDYLVKGYAINEKRLKEAEQKFQELKHAVSLLESITKTKVVSGDEAQGLLKVLGDYAFALDILDKYDHQTLRIDKTNNKEVFRISYTEAKKAIEGLKIKFGGSQLFGNEKDDSFKGSLETIYQTFDGKELYVSVEEKAAHLLYFVTKNYSFSDGNKRIAAFLFVWFLDRNALLYHRGDKVIDDNALVALTLMIAESRSDDKDMMVKVVVNLINNKKLLVTI, encoded by the coding sequence ATGGGAAATCAAATCGAAATTTATAAAACATCAGACAACAGTACAGAGATTCAAGTTCAGTTTGAAAATGAAACGGTTTGGCTTTCTCAAAGACAAATGGCTGATTTGTTTGGTAAGGATACAGACACAATTGGGCTTCATCTTAAAAATATATATTCAGAAGAAGAATTGGTTGAATTGTCAACTACCGAGCTTTTCTCGGTAGTTCGGATTGAAGGTAAAAGATCTGTGAAAAGAAATATCTTGCATTACAATTTGGATGCAATTATTTCTGTAGGCTATCGTGTTAATTCTAAACAAGGAACTCAATTCCGACAATGGGCTACCCTACGTTTAAAAGATTATTTGGTAAAAGGGTATGCTATAAATGAAAAGAGATTAAAAGAAGCAGAACAAAAGTTTCAAGAATTAAAGCATGCAGTTTCTTTATTAGAATCTATAACAAAAACAAAAGTTGTTTCCGGTGATGAGGCACAAGGATTGTTGAAAGTGTTAGGTGATTATGCATTTGCTTTGGATATTTTGGATAAATACGATCATCAAACCTTAAGAATTGATAAAACGAATAATAAAGAAGTTTTCAGAATTTCTTACACGGAAGCCAAGAAAGCAATTGAAGGATTGAAAATTAAATTCGGGGGTTCACAATTGTTTGGAAATGAAAAGGACGATTCTTTTAAAGGTTCTTTGGAAACGATTTATCAAACTTTTGATGGAAAAGAGTTGTACGTGTCTGTTGAAGAAAAGGCTGCACACCTATTATATTTTGTGACTAAGAATTATTCTTTTTCAGATGGGAATAAACGAATTGCAGCTTTCTTATTTGTTTGGTTTTTGGATCGCAATGCATTATTGTATCATCGTGGGGATAAAGTGATTGACGATAATGCCTTAGTGGCACTGACTTTGATGATTGCTGAATCAAGATCGGATGATAAAGACATGATGGTTAAAGTTGTTGTTAATTTGATAAATAATAAAAAATTACTGGTTACCATTTAG
- the purU gene encoding formyltetrahydrofolate deformylase — protein sequence MQKITILIHCEDQKGIIASVTNYIASIDGNITYLDQHVDADENVFFMRLECEFSKTTWNLDAIKSHFQTNLATPFKMTWNMFPQDEKPKMALFISKYDHCLYDILGRFSAGELPLEIPLIISNHEDLKPVAERFNIPFFHVPFTKDTKEAGEKAQFELLKKFDIDFIVLARYMQIITPKMIQLYQNRIINIHHSFLPAFPGAKPYHSAFKRGVKIIGATSHYVTEELDEGPIIEQDITRVSHSHSIEDFIMKGRDLERMVLARAIKLHAERKTIVYNNKTVVFS from the coding sequence ATGCAAAAAATTACCATACTTATCCATTGCGAAGACCAAAAAGGTATTATTGCCTCGGTAACGAATTATATCGCTTCGATTGATGGAAATATTACTTATCTGGACCAGCACGTTGATGCCGACGAAAACGTGTTTTTTATGCGGTTGGAATGTGAATTCAGCAAAACAACCTGGAATCTTGACGCTATAAAAAGCCACTTTCAGACCAATCTCGCGACTCCTTTCAAAATGACTTGGAATATGTTTCCGCAGGATGAAAAACCAAAAATGGCGTTATTTATTTCCAAATACGATCACTGTCTGTATGATATTTTGGGCCGATTTTCAGCAGGAGAACTTCCGTTAGAAATCCCTTTAATCATTAGCAATCACGAAGATTTAAAACCGGTAGCCGAGCGTTTTAATATTCCTTTTTTTCATGTTCCTTTTACAAAAGATACAAAAGAAGCAGGGGAAAAAGCGCAATTTGAATTATTGAAAAAATTTGATATCGATTTTATTGTTTTGGCGCGCTATATGCAAATTATCACTCCTAAAATGATTCAACTTTATCAAAACCGAATCATCAATATCCACCATTCCTTTTTGCCTGCATTTCCGGGTGCCAAACCGTACCATTCGGCTTTCAAACGCGGGGTAAAGATTATTGGTGCTACGAGTCATTATGTTACCGAAGAACTAGACGAAGGACCAATTATTGAACAGGATATCACTAGAGTTTCACACAGTCACTCGATTGAGGATTTTATCATGAAAGGACGTGACTTGGAACGTATGGTACTTGCCAGAGCTATCAAATTACACGCCGAGCGAAAAACGATTGTGTATAATAATAAAACCGTTGTGTTCTCTTAA
- a CDS encoding TerC family protein has product MIVWILFLVLIFTFLALDLGVFNKTPHIISTKEASKWTAIWFTLSMLFSGVVYWLYSTDYVLNPDRLKPSVASMKFITGYLIELSLSIDNIFVIALIFASFKIPKKFQHRVLFWGILGAIVFRGLMIYFGVLLIHRFTWTSYVFGAFLLFTAIKMLFTSEDEEEFNPKKSIIYKILGKIIPISTHTDKEHFFIKTEKGNAATPLFVALIIIEVMDVVFAVDSVPAILAITADPFLVFSSNIFAILGLRSLYFFLANMLEKFSHLEYSLIAILSFVGLKMLLHDYIEIPEWASLGFIALSLAVGVIVSLQISKKDEARKHNNKH; this is encoded by the coding sequence ATGATTGTTTGGATATTATTTCTAGTCTTAATATTTACATTCCTAGCCCTCGATTTGGGCGTTTTCAATAAGACACCACATATTATCAGCACCAAAGAAGCCAGTAAATGGACTGCAATTTGGTTTACCTTATCCATGTTATTCTCAGGAGTCGTTTATTGGCTCTATTCCACCGATTACGTTTTAAACCCAGACCGACTAAAACCTTCGGTAGCATCGATGAAATTCATTACAGGTTACTTGATTGAATTATCATTGAGCATTGATAACATATTTGTAATCGCTTTGATTTTTGCTTCATTCAAAATACCAAAAAAATTTCAGCACCGCGTCCTATTCTGGGGTATATTAGGAGCTATTGTTTTTAGAGGTTTGATGATTTATTTTGGTGTTTTATTGATCCATAGATTCACGTGGACGTCTTATGTTTTTGGGGCATTCCTTTTATTTACAGCCATCAAAATGCTATTCACCTCCGAAGATGAAGAAGAATTCAATCCAAAAAAATCGATCATTTACAAAATATTAGGCAAAATAATCCCGATTTCGACCCACACGGACAAAGAACATTTTTTTATAAAAACCGAAAAAGGAAATGCTGCCACCCCGCTTTTTGTAGCTTTAATCATTATCGAAGTAATGGACGTCGTTTTTGCAGTAGATAGTGTTCCCGCTATTTTAGCAATTACAGCAGACCCATTCCTAGTATTTAGTTCTAATATTTTCGCGATACTGGGATTGCGATCACTGTATTTTTTCCTTGCCAATATGCTGGAAAAATTCAGTCATTTGGAATACAGCCTGATTGCAATTCTAAGTTTCGTTGGGCTAAAAATGCTGTTACATGATTACATAGAAATCCCCGAATGGGCTTCGTTAGGCTTTATTGCTTTATCGCTTGCTGTTGGCGTTATTGTCTCTTTGCAAATAAGTAAAAAAGACGAAGCTAGAAAACACAATAACAAACATTGA